The Felis catus isolate Fca126 chromosome X, F.catus_Fca126_mat1.0, whole genome shotgun sequence genome includes a region encoding these proteins:
- the LOC123383464 gene encoding LOW QUALITY PROTEIN: transcription factor BTF3 homolog 4-like (The sequence of the model RefSeq protein was modified relative to this genomic sequence to represent the inferred CDS: deleted 1 base in 1 codon), producing MNQEKLAKLQAQVRIGGKGSARRKKKVVHRTATADDKKLQSSLKKLAVNNIAGIEEVNMIKDDGTVIHFNNPKVQASLSANTFAITGHAEAKPITEMLPGMLSRLGADSLTSLRKLAEQFPRQVLESKAPKPEDIEEEEDDVPDLVENFDEASKNEAN from the exons ATGAATCAAGAAAAGTTAGCCAAACTTCAGGCTCAGGTCCGGATAGGGGGCAAGGGTTCAGCTCGCAGAAAGAAGAAGGTGGTACACAGAACAGCTACAGCTGATGACAAAAAACTTCAGAGTTCTCTA AAAAAACTGGCTGTGAATAACATAGCTGGTATTGAAGAGGTGAACATGATTAAAGATGATGGGACAGTTATCCATTTCAACAATCCCAAAGTCCAAGCTTCCCTTTCTGCTAACACCTTTGCAATTACCGGTCATGCAGAAGCCAAACCAATCACAGAAATGCTTCCTGGAATGTTAAGtcggcttggtgctgacagcttaaCAAGTCTTAGGAAGTTAGCTGAACAGTTCCCTCGGCAAGTGTTGGAGAGCAAAGCACCAAAACCAGAAGAcattgaggaggaggaggacgatgTTCCAGATCTCGTAGAAAATTTTGATGAGGCATCAAAGAATGAAGCcaactaa